Proteins from a single region of Syntrophales bacterium:
- a CDS encoding tetratricopeptide repeat protein has translation MRLSTRQSLPVLLCVILTLALVAVYSQVQTFKLIRYDDTVYVAENQRVLEGLSWEGVQWAFRNDEAGFWHPLTWLSLMTDAQFYGLWAGGYHRTNALLHLGSTLLLFLFLFKATGAPGRSAVVAALFGLHPLNVEPVAWVAQRKDVLSMFFAMAALLAYAFYAKRPRASLYLPVLAIYSLGLMAKPMIVTLPCVMLLLDVWPLRRLRLFRPADPLAEAEKGFPEVRLSRALLEKLPLLVLAAAASVLVIFTEQKIGALSSLDAVPMTARITNAVVSYAVYLGKMVWPVNLAFFYPHPVTISAGPLLLSLAVLVAVSTFVALKGRRFPYLPVGWLWYLGALVPMIGLIQVGPHALADRYTYLPMIGLYLAIVWGVADTAAAWNVRKPFLLGTSLILLTALAAGSWMQLGHWRNSFTLFGHALKVTKGNYIAENNLGLAWYHEGNMDKALSHFRASLAINPEYSLVYSNLGSALFHKGEYREAEKYFREAIRRFPSDGGYHSNLASALYRMGSYEEAASEYRTALRLGHKKAETYSGLGMALLELGRRDEAGRAFGDALRIDPSHDRAREQWNRLREK, from the coding sequence ATGCGGCTATCGACCCGGCAATCGCTTCCAGTCCTTCTTTGCGTCATCCTGACACTGGCCCTGGTGGCCGTCTACAGCCAGGTGCAGACCTTCAAGCTCATCCGCTACGACGACACGGTCTATGTGGCCGAAAATCAGCGGGTTCTGGAGGGGTTATCCTGGGAAGGCGTCCAGTGGGCCTTCCGGAACGACGAAGCCGGTTTCTGGCACCCCCTGACCTGGCTGTCCCTGATGACGGATGCCCAATTCTACGGGCTCTGGGCCGGGGGATACCACCGGACGAATGCCCTCCTCCACCTGGGAAGCACCCTGCTCCTGTTCCTCTTTCTGTTCAAGGCTACCGGTGCCCCGGGGCGGAGCGCCGTCGTGGCAGCGCTGTTCGGCCTTCATCCCCTCAATGTGGAGCCGGTGGCCTGGGTGGCGCAGCGCAAGGACGTCCTCTCCATGTTCTTTGCCATGGCCGCCCTGCTGGCTTACGCTTTCTATGCGAAACGGCCCCGCGCGTCTCTCTACCTCCCGGTCCTGGCGATCTATTCCCTGGGGCTGATGGCCAAGCCGATGATCGTGACCCTGCCGTGCGTGATGCTCCTCCTGGACGTCTGGCCCCTCCGGCGCCTGCGGTTATTCCGGCCGGCCGACCCCCTGGCGGAAGCGGAGAAGGGGTTCCCGGAAGTCCGTCTTTCCCGGGCACTCCTGGAAAAACTGCCCCTGCTCGTTCTCGCGGCGGCGGCCTCGGTCCTCGTCATCTTCACGGAGCAGAAAATCGGGGCCCTGTCCTCCCTGGATGCCGTTCCCATGACGGCCCGGATCACCAATGCCGTGGTCTCGTACGCCGTCTACCTGGGAAAGATGGTCTGGCCCGTGAACCTCGCCTTTTTCTATCCCCATCCGGTGACGATTTCCGCAGGCCCGCTCCTTCTTTCCCTGGCCGTCCTGGTTGCGGTCAGTACTTTTGTCGCCCTCAAGGGCCGACGTTTCCCCTATCTCCCGGTGGGGTGGCTGTGGTATCTGGGAGCGCTGGTGCCGATGATCGGGCTGATCCAGGTGGGCCCCCATGCCCTGGCGGACCGCTACACCTATCTGCCGATGATCGGCCTGTACCTGGCGATCGTCTGGGGCGTCGCGGACACGGCGGCGGCATGGAACGTCCGGAAGCCCTTCCTGCTCGGGACGTCCCTGATCCTGCTCACCGCCCTGGCCGCCGGTTCCTGGATGCAGCTTGGGCACTGGCGGAACAGCTTCACCCTGTTCGGGCATGCCCTGAAGGTGACAAAGGGAAACTACATCGCTGAGAACAATCTCGGCCTGGCCTGGTATCACGAGGGAAACATGGATAAGGCGCTGTCCCATTTCCGGGCGTCCCTGGCGATCAACCCGGAGTATTCCCTCGTCTACAGCAACCTGGGGAGTGCGCTGTTTCACAAAGGCGAATACCGGGAGGCCGAGAAATACTTCCGGGAGGCGATTCGCCGCTTTCCTTCCGATGGCGGTTATCACAGCAACCTGGCCAGCGCGCTCTACCGGATGGGCTCCTACGAGGAGGCCGCCTCCGAATACCGCACGGCCCTTCGGTTGGGACACAAAAAGGCGGAAACCTACAGCGGCCTTGGGATGGCCCTCCTGGAGCTGGGGCGGCGGGATGAGGCGGGACGGGCATTCGGCGATGCCCTCCGGATCGATCCCAGCCACGATCGGGCGCGCGAACAATGGAACCGGCTGAGGGAGAAATGA
- a CDS encoding tetratricopeptide repeat protein, whose product MRASSPFPHGRALVFLALAALVLLSFHGVLRNGFIHYDDHVYVTDNPHVMGGLSGEGIRWAFKATDAGFWHPLTWLSLMADAQLFHFHPAGYHGTNLLLHLLTTLLLFSVLSGLTGRIGPSAFAAALFGVHPIQVEPVAWVAARKDVMSAFFWVATLGIYGWYALRPGLMRYGALAAFFFLGLMAKPMVVTLPLVLLLLDFWPLKRLVAGGGKQNVAPEAGRRFRPVSWKAALLEKMPLLAMAAGVVAVTFFAEAKTGALKPLEAFPLSDRLGNALVSYARYLGHVLWPSDLSIHYAHPGSWPLWATAGSAVFLAVVTLAVLKAFRNRPYLATGWFWFLIVLLPVIGIVQIGSHAMADRYAYIPSIGLFLMVAWGGTDLIRTRFSPRAGMLFVAAAVVLLAILAVVSRSQVDVWRDAVSVFRHAARVEPHNALVQNNLGAALTRAGKGAEAVGPLREALKIRPDYAEAAFNLGVVLAEKGDRNEAVLWYDRALKIHPRFAEAYNNKGILSAQSGRFGEAAGFFRKALDIRPDYRDARLNLERVTAEAGADRNVR is encoded by the coding sequence ATGAGGGCTTCTTCCCCGTTCCCGCACGGGAGGGCCCTGGTCTTCCTCGCACTGGCGGCGCTGGTCCTGCTGTCCTTTCACGGCGTTCTCCGGAACGGGTTCATCCACTACGACGACCATGTCTATGTCACGGACAACCCGCATGTCATGGGAGGGCTGTCGGGCGAGGGGATCCGCTGGGCATTCAAGGCGACCGACGCGGGATTCTGGCACCCCCTGACCTGGCTGTCCCTCATGGCGGACGCCCAGTTGTTCCATTTTCATCCCGCCGGGTACCATGGGACGAACCTGCTGCTGCATCTCCTCACAACGCTCCTCCTTTTCTCCGTTCTCTCCGGTCTGACCGGAAGGATCGGGCCGAGTGCCTTTGCGGCGGCCCTCTTCGGCGTCCATCCCATCCAGGTGGAGCCGGTGGCATGGGTGGCGGCCCGCAAGGACGTAATGAGCGCCTTCTTCTGGGTTGCCACCCTGGGGATCTACGGCTGGTATGCCCTCCGGCCGGGCCTGATGCGCTACGGAGCCTTGGCGGCGTTCTTTTTCCTGGGGTTGATGGCCAAACCCATGGTGGTCACCCTGCCTCTGGTTCTCCTCCTCCTCGATTTCTGGCCGCTGAAGCGCCTGGTAGCCGGAGGGGGGAAACAAAATGTCGCACCGGAAGCGGGACGGCGCTTTCGCCCCGTTTCCTGGAAGGCGGCGCTGCTGGAGAAGATGCCCCTGCTGGCGATGGCCGCGGGTGTCGTCGCCGTCACCTTCTTCGCCGAGGCCAAGACAGGCGCCTTGAAGCCCTTGGAGGCGTTTCCCCTTTCCGACCGCCTCGGAAACGCCCTCGTTTCGTACGCGCGGTACCTGGGACACGTGCTCTGGCCGTCCGACCTGTCCATCCATTATGCCCATCCCGGAAGCTGGCCGCTGTGGGCGACCGCCGGATCCGCCGTCTTCCTGGCGGTCGTTACCCTGGCCGTTCTGAAGGCTTTCCGCAATCGTCCCTATCTCGCGACGGGCTGGTTCTGGTTCCTGATCGTCCTGCTTCCCGTCATCGGGATCGTACAGATCGGTTCCCATGCCATGGCGGACCGCTATGCCTACATCCCCTCCATCGGGTTGTTCCTGATGGTGGCCTGGGGAGGGACGGACCTGATCCGAACCCGGTTTTCTCCGCGAGCCGGAATGCTCTTCGTTGCCGCCGCTGTCGTTCTGCTGGCGATCCTGGCAGTGGTCAGCCGAAGCCAGGTGGATGTCTGGCGGGACGCCGTCTCCGTCTTCCGTCATGCCGCCCGGGTGGAACCGCACAACGCCCTGGTGCAGAACAACCTGGGGGCCGCCCTGACACGGGCCGGCAAAGGCGCCGAGGCGGTCGGACCCCTGCGGGAGGCACTGAAAATAAGACCGGATTACGCGGAAGCGGCCTTCAACCTGGGAGTCGTGCTGGCAGAGAAAGGGGATCGGAATGAGGCGGTCTTGTGGTATGACAGGGCCCTGAAGATCCATCCGCGTTTTGCGGAGGCATACAACAACAAGGGGATCCTGTCTGCTCAAAGCGGCCGTTTCGGCGAAGCGGCCGGGTTCTTCCGGAAGGCGCTGGATATCAGGCCCGATTACCGGGATGCCCGGTTGAATCTGGAGCGCGTGACGGCGGAGGCAGGCGCCGACCGGAACGTCCGGTAA